One region of Salvelinus sp. IW2-2015 linkage group LG1, ASM291031v2, whole genome shotgun sequence genomic DNA includes:
- the LOC111967195 gene encoding transmembrane and coiled-coil domains protein 2-like, producing MEHEALLDKSEVTTLCLPPSASHGGSDSNISLDGAGVGAEGSGVVDPQRTRLALEHLQQKILKITEQIRIEQEARDDNVAEYLKLAHNADKLQASRIKQVFEKKNQRSAQTIAHLHKKLDHYHKKLKEIEQNGPARQPKDVLRDMQQGLKDMGANVRAGFHGFGGGMVDGVKGGVEGVKGAVVSKPREFASLIRNKFGSADNISHLIEDGVGGHSEDVPAQRALSGSATLVSSPKYGSDDECSSASSGSAPGSHSGWAGGGGGMSGHGQAGLGSPRLEGHHHHHHHHIHSSWDTLLEGLQEIKASQAHMEDAIEDMKSQLQSDYSYMTQCLQEERYRYERLEEQLNDLTELHQNEMTNLKQELASIEEKVAYQSYERARDIQEAVESCLTRITKLELQQQQQQVVQLEGVENANARALLGKLINIILALMAVVLVFVSTLANFITPLMKTRARVAATVMLALFLFILWKHWDFLELWLLPS from the exons ATGGAGCATGAAGCTCTG CTGGATAAAAGCGAAGTGACAACGTTGTGCCTGCCTCCCTCAGCCAGCCATGGTGGCTCTGACAGTAACATCAGCTTGGATGGGGCCGGGGTGGGGGCTGAAGGTTCAGGGGTCGTCGATCCGCAACGAACGCGGCTCGCTCTGGAGCACCTGCAGCAGAAGATCCTGAAAATCACTGAGCAGATTCGCATAGAACAGGAGGCGCGAGATGACAACGTAGCTGAGTACCTGAAGCTGGCCCACAACGCAGACAAGCTGCAGGCCTCGCGCATCAAACAGGTGTTTGAGAAGAAGAACCAGAGGTCTGCACAGACCATCGCCCACCTGCACAAGAAGCTAGATCACTACCACAAGAAGCTGAAGGAGATAGAgcag AATGGTCCAGCTCGTCAGCCTAAGGATGTGCTGCGGGACATGCAACAGGGGCTGAAGGACATGGGGGCCAATGTACGAGCAGGGTTCCATGGCTTTGGCGGGGGTATGGTGGATGGGGTCAAAGGAGGGGTGGAAGGGGTCAAAGGAGCTGTGGTGTCTAAGCCACGGGAGTTCGCCAGCTTGATCCGCAACAAATTTGGCAGTGCAGACAACATCTCCCACCTCATAGAGGACGGGGTGGGAGGGCACTCGGAGGACGTGCCTGCTCAAAGAGCCCTGAGTGGCAGTGCCACCCTGGTCTCCAGCCCCAAGTACGGTAGCGACGACGAGTGCTCCAGTGCCTCCTCTGGCTCAGCGCCAGGCAGTCACTCAGGTTGGGCtgggggaggaggtgggatgTCGGGGCATGGGCAGGCTGGCCTGGGGAGCCCCAGACTGGAagggcaccaccaccaccaccaccaccacatccacAGCTCCTGGGACACTCTGCTGGAAGGCCTGCAGGAGATCAAGGCCAGCCAGGCCCACATGGAGGATGCCATCGAGGACATGAAGAGTCAGCTGCAGAGTGACTACTCCTACATGACCCAGTGCCTACAGGAGGAGAGATACAG GTACGAGCGACTGGAAGAGCAGCTGAATGACTTGACAGAGCTGCACCAGAACGAGATGACTAATCTGAAACAGGAGCTGGCCAGCATAGAGGAGAAAGTGGCCTACCAGTCCTatgagagagccagagacatTCAG GAAGCAGTGGAGTCGTGCCTGACTCGCATCACTAAGTTGgagctccagcagcagcagcagcaggtggtGCAGTTGGAGGGTGTGGAGAACGCCAACGCCCGCGCCTTACTGGGCAAACTCATCAACATCATCCTGGCACTCATGGCTGTAGTGCTGGTCTTTGTCTCCACCCTGGCCAATTTCATCACCCCACTCATGAAGACCCGAGCACGGGTGGCCGCCACGGTCATGCTGGCCCTTTTCCTGTTCATCCTCTGGAAGCACTGGGACTTCCTGGAGCTGTGGCTACTGCCCAGCTGA